GACCACTCAACATCAGGAATGACAGGTTTCCTTTTATGTTTGATCTCTGGCACTGACATAATACTGTTCAGGAACACATCCCTAGAACTGATGAATGGAATGTTCATTTCATCACACATTGGAATGTGAATAGAAGGACAATTAGTAGAACAGAAACAGATAGCAATCAACAGCACCATCTGCTGTTTGCATTGTCACTATGCCAAGTTCTCAGCTCTCACAGGAATCCTGCTTCACAGGTTGAGTCATCAGAGGGTCACAGCTCTGTTGTGACAGTGGTGAAGTCTCTTTGACTGTCAGTGGAGTGGGTCAGACCTCCATCAGCTCTCACCACGTTGTTTGCTCCTGGCAAAATAAAAATGTTCAACCCAcccctcctccttgtcctcctcttctctttgaTAACATTATGCAATACAGGGAAACTTTGATTTCCCTTAGCTTAGAATAACACTAATATCTGAATGTATTCATTTAATGATTGTATAGACATTTTCAATACAGGCACACAGAACAATCATACTCTGAATCAGATAACTTAGCTAAgtgtgtaataagtcaaggggtatgaatactttctgaaggcactgtaagaaGTCCCCCGGAAGTTTAGTAAGTCTATATAAGGACATCTGTGGGCGGATACTTTTCACAGAGAACTCATAAAAGGAGAGAGCTTTTGCAGGAGGTTGTTTAAACACGCCTGTCAAGCTCACACACAACAAGACTGAACACAATGCTTCTACAGAGCCTATGGGACTTCATCCTGGGACATCATGCGTGGCTCAGATCACCTTTCTTCCCTGTGCTTTTCTCCCTCAGTGTCTACCTCACCTTCTGCCTGCCCTTCGTGGTGCTGGACCTCCTCTCCCCCAGGCTGGCCTGGATCAGGACCTTTAAGATCCAGCAGAAGAGCCACGTCTCCTGGACCATGATGTGGAGCTGcctggctctctccctctacaACCATGTAGTGTTCCTCTTCCCTCTCACTGTGCTGCACTGGTTCTGGAGACCAGCCACCTTTATGCCCGAGGCCCCCGGAACTCTGCGTCTCATCTGGGACGTGGTCGCCTGCCTCCTGCTGTTCGACTTCCAATACTTCATCTGGCATCTGTTGCACCATAAGGTGCCCTGGCTCTACCGGGCGTTCCACAAGGTGCACCACAAGCACACATCCACCTTCGCCCTGACCACTGAGTACTCTGGGGCCTGGGAAACCCTGTCTCTGGGATTCTTCGCTGGGGTCAACCCTCTGCTGCTGGGCTGCCACCCCCTGACAGAGATGCTCTTCTATGTTCTGAATATCTGGCTTTCTGTGGAGGACCACTGTGGCTATGACCTGCCCTGGTCCACGCATAGACTGGTGCCCTTTGGGCTCTACGGTGGAGCTCCGCACCACGACCTGCACCATCTAAAGTTCAAGTCCAACTATGCTCCGTACTTCACACACTGGGACAGGGTTTTTGGGACATTGCACAAGCATTCAGACTGAATTTCTGCACAGAAGAAAGTGCAATTGGACATGTTGAATATCTTTTATGTTAAAAGGATGGGATGCAGAGAGCATCACTTTGTGATACATTGTATGATATGCTGATGTTATTTAGCATAGTA
This genomic window from Oncorhynchus gorbuscha isolate QuinsamMale2020 ecotype Even-year linkage group LG07, OgorEven_v1.0, whole genome shotgun sequence contains:
- the LOC124039270 gene encoding cholesterol 25-hydroxylase-like protein is translated as MLLQSLWDFILGHHAWLRSPFFPVLFSLSVYLTFCLPFVVLDLLSPRLAWIRTFKIQQKSHVSWTMMWSCLALSLYNHVVFLFPLTVLHWFWRPATFMPEAPGTLRLIWDVVACLLLFDFQYFIWHLLHHKVPWLYRAFHKVHHKHTSTFALTTEYSGAWETLSLGFFAGVNPLLLGCHPLTEMLFYVLNIWLSVEDHCGYDLPWSTHRLVPFGLYGGAPHHDLHHLKFKSNYAPYFTHWDRVFGTLHKHSD